In Drosophila santomea strain STO CAGO 1482 chromosome 3L, Prin_Dsan_1.1, whole genome shotgun sequence, a single window of DNA contains:
- the LOC120447830 gene encoding hemicentin-1 isoform X11: MGNMVLRRSGKAVPKSNQLAESSPISLSLVLLLFFALVDSTIAQVDTTISQQESQSVVLPCPVNSQKCGKLHSLNWFKGDARIAAMLLGDSNVTSVNKEFDERVTVEQNPYRLVIKDLKIADEDIYLCDTTFFIPEETCDNFNGYRIELRVLENIVPPTEVVILDAKGDRLENGRIVGPMQERQSLKATCTVRNTRPQPEVSWFRGTKRLTTYSPTHDLINGLYTSTLELDWQLSREDLAQDFECRVKSAAIQNVTLTKFSVDLQVRPTSININGVKHHTVQGSKVVLTCDIRGARPAVNLTWYNTTTIISSDENEITEIRTKSLEKSDGTFHTQSELIFNATRFENDRVFRCEAENIVLQINREKPISSALTLEVLYPPVVKVSPSDIIANTSEIVLLNCEYVANPASLTQVEWYRNDDLVNVNDTTHYKGGNSENVALVIKATNKEDIGNYSCQLSNNIGKGTSDHKINLDVQYAPTVEILMIPKGPVKESDESNVTLFCNVLDANPSVLTKVRWYANSTLLKELPDCEETREDLCHIDPSKLLLESIGRGFFYNYSCEGFNAAGWGPRSEEKELLVHYEPGPATLSHFPLVAVKKKSVTFSCSVDDPGFPESNRFRWLRGGRGPLQDIVTKDWTVEPIDLDNRSNYSCYAYNEGGKGVMATVSLEVHAPPFFIRNLPQYTGILHTSPNATLTCRIECVPRCDISWQKDGVPIERNDTRYFVKEKYMDASPATGDFESMLSVLHFNMPNWPDSKFNIEDDNANYTCVSTGNTVGGSIRSRTYFGIEYAPENTTVSEKIVYVQEGTIPGRVICKSRANPEPSYDWIFKNQTIANGNALIINTAMTRNDNGTYTCLAYNKHGNSIAKTIIEVQFKPRCEIERQEIDDQDTLICIAYGNPIEADFSWSIKTENETDESLGSGKKQNSDKSYYILQTDYAISRTYRCVANNTVGYGSFCEIEVAAASSLLVWWQEQLAWWQLWEKNTLIILVAAILGLMLTVIIICCIIICICRRRRRQDKYLTEVPISCIQSARVCT; this comes from the exons ATGGGAAATATGGTGCTAAGACGATCAGGAAAGGCTGTTCCCAAGTCGAATCAACTGGCAGAGAGCAGTCCAATATCCCTATCGCTGGTACTGCTGCTTTTCTTTGCGCTAGTAGATAGCACCATTGCACAAGTCG ataCCACCATCAGTCAGCAAGAAAGTCAATCCGTTGTTCTACCGTGCCCGGTTAATTCACAAAAGTGCGGAAAACTCCACTCACTAAATTGGTTTAAGGGAGATGCTCGCATTGCTGCAATGCTTCTCGGAGATAGTAACGTCACGAGTGTTAATAAAGAGTTTGACGAAAG AGTAACCGTGGAGCAAAACCCATACAGACTAGTAATTAAGGACTTAAAAATAGCTGATGAAGATATTTATCTTTGTGATACTACATTTTTTATACCAGAAGAAACGTGTGATAACTTTAATGGATATCGAATAGAATTGAGAGTCTTAg AAAACATTG TGCCACCCACTGAGGTTGTTATCTTGGATGCAAAAGGAGATCGACTCGAGAACGGCCGTATAGTGGGACCCATGCAGGAACGCCAGTCCCTCAAAGCTACTTGTACTGTAAGAAACACCCGACCTCAACCTGAAGTGAGCTGGTTTCGTGGAACAAAGCGTCTAACAACTT ATTCCCCCACTCATGACTTAATCAATGGTCTTTATACCTCAACACTCGAGTTGGATTGGCAGTTGTCCCGCGAAGATCTTGCTCAGGATTTTGAGTGTCGTGTGAAATCCGCAGCCATACAAAATGTTACTCTAACTAAGTTTAGCGTGGATTTACAAG TTCGGCCAACtagtataaatattaatgggGTAAAACATCACACAGTACAAGGCAGCAAAGTGGTTTTAACATGTGAC ATTCGTGGGGCGCGACCAGCAGTAAATCTTACTTGGTATAACACAACCACCATAATAAGTTCAGACGAAAACGAAATAACTGAAATCCGGACTAAATCG ctGGAAAAAAGTGATGGCACCTTTCATACTCAATCGGAACTCATTTTCAACGCCACCCGCTTTGAAAATGATCGGGTTTTTCGTTGCGAAGCTGAAAATATTGTTTTGCAAATTAATCGCGAAAAACCAATTTCATCTGCCCTCACGTTGGAAGTCTTAT ATCCCCCCGTAGTCAAAGTCAGTCCATCTGATATAATTGCCAATACAAGTGAAATAGTTCTTCTTAACTGTGAATACGTTGCAAACCCTGCTTCACTGACTCAAGTTGAATG GTATCGCAATGATGATTTGGTAAATGTAAATGATACGACTCATTATAAAGGTGGTAATTCGGAGAATGTGGCCCTTGTTATCAAAGCTACCAACAAAGAGGACATCGGAAATTATTCCTGTCAACTATCAAATAATATTGGCAAAGGAACTTCTGATCACAAAATTAATCTGGACGTGCAGT atgCCCCAACTGTCGAAATTCTTATGATACCAAAGGGACCGGTGAAGGAAAGTGATGAATCAAATGTCACTCTTTTTTGCAACGTGTTGGATGCAAATCCTTCTGTTCTCACCAAAGTAAGGTGGTATGCCAACTCAACACTTCTTAAGGAACTTCCAGACTGCGAAGAAACAAGG GAGGACCTGTGTCACATAGACCCAAGTAAACTCTTGTTAGAGAGTATTGGGAGGGGCTTCTTCTATAATTATTCCTGTGAGGGATTCAATGCTGCTGGCTGGGGTCCACGAAGCGAAGAAAAAGAGTTGTTG GTGCATTACGAGCCAGGACCTGCCACATTATCTCATTTCCCGTTAGTTGCCGTTAAGAAAAAGAGTGTAACATTCTCCTGTTCTGTAGATGATCCAGGATTTCCAGAATCAAATAG ATTTCGTTGGCTACGAGGCGGTCGGGGTCCTCTGCAGGACATTGTGACGAAGGACTGGACGGTGGAGCCAATTGATCTGGATAATCGGTCCAACTATTCTTGCTACGCATACAATGAGGGAGGCAAAGGTGTGATGGCCACAGTAAGCTTGGAGGTTCATGCGCCTCCGTTTTTTATTAGGAACTTGCCACAGTACACGGGAATTTTGCACACTTCACCAAATGCAACTTTGACTTGTCGCATCGAATGCGTCCCGCGATGCGACATATCTTGGCAAAAAGATGGTGTGCCCATAGAAAGGAACGATACCCGATATTTtgttaaagaaaaatacatgGATGCCTCCCCCGCAACGGGCGATTTTGAAAGCATGCTATCAGTCTTG CATTTCAATATGCCAAATTGGCCTGATTCAAAATTCAATATCGAGGATGATAATGCAAACTACACATGTGTATCAACGGGTAATACAGTCGGCGGAAGCATACGGAGTCGCACCTATTTTGGCATTGAGT ACGCACCTGAAAATACGACGGTTTCGGAGAAAATTGTTTATGTGCAGGAAGGCACAATACCAGGACGCGTCATTTGCAAATCTCGGGCTAACCCAG AGCCTTCATATGATTGgatttttaaaaaccaaactattgccaatggcaatgcattaattattaataCTGCCATGACCCGAAACGATAATGGAACATATACGTGTCTTGCGTATAATAAGCACGGTAATAGCATTGCGAAAACAATAATTGAAGTCCAAT ttaaGCCACGTTGCGAAATCGAGAGACAGGAAATTGATGACCAGGACACGCTCATTTGTATTGCGTACGGAAATCCTATAGAG GCTGATTTTTCTTGGTcaattaaaactgaaaatgaaacagACGAAAGCTTGGGCAgcggaaaaaaacaaaactctgATAAGAGTTATTACATATTACAGACGGATTATGCAATATCCAGGACATACAGATGTGTTGCTAATAATACAGTTGGTTACGGCTCATTTTGTGAAATTGAAGTAGCTG CTGCATCATCACTTTTAGTTTGGTGGCAAG AGCAACTAGCATGGTGGCAACTCTGGGAAAAGAACACACTAATCATACTAGTGGCTGCTATCTTGGGATTAATGTTGACCGTAATTATAATATGTTGCataattatatgtatttgCCGTCGCCGTCGGCGCCAAGATAAAT ATCTCACGGAAGTGCCCATTAGTTGTATCCAAAG TGCACGGGTTTGTACCTAA
- the LOC120447830 gene encoding hemicentin-1 isoform X10, which translates to MGNMVLRRSGKAVPKSNQLAESSPISLSLVLLLFFALVDSTIAQVDTTISQQESQSVVLPCPVNSQKCGKLHSLNWFKGDARIAAMLLGDSNVTSVNKEFDERVTVEQNPYRLVIKDLKIADEDIYLCDTTFFIPEETCDNFNGYRIELRVLENIVPPTEVVILDAKGDRLENGRIVGPMQERQSLKATCTVRNTRPQPEVSWFRGTKRLTTYSPTHDLINGLYTSTLELDWQLSREDLAQDFECRVKSAAIQNVTLTKFSVDLQVRPTSININGVKHHTVQGSKVVLTCDIRGARPAVNLTWYNTTTIISSDENEITEIRTKSLEKSDGTFHTQSELIFNATRFENDRVFRCEAENIVLQINREKPISSALTLEVLYPPVVKVSPSDIIANTSEIVLLNCEYVANPASLTQVEWYRNDDLVNVNDTTHYKGGNSENVALVIKATNKEDIGNYSCQLSNNIGKGTSDHKINLDVQYAPTVEILMIPKGPVKESDESNVTLFCNVLDANPSVLTKVRWYANSTLLKELPDCEETREDLCHIDPSKLLLESIGRGFFYNYSCEGFNAAGWGPRSEEKELLVHYEPGPATLSHFPLVAVKKKSVTFSCSVDDPGFPESNRFRWLRGGRGPLQDIVTKDWTVEPIDLDNRSNYSCYAYNEGGKGVMATVSLEVHAPPFFIRNLPQYTGILHTSPNATLTCRIECVPRCDISWQKDGVPIERNDTRYFVKEKYMDASPATGDFESMLSVLHFNMPNWPDSKFNIEDDNANYTCVSTGNTVGGSIRSRTYFGIEYAPENTTVSEKIVYVQEGTIPGRVICKSRANPEPSYDWIFKNQTIANGNALIINTAMTRNDNGTYTCLAYNKHGNSIAKTIIEVQFKPRCEIERQEIDDQDTLICIAYGNPIEADFSWSIKTENETDESLGSGKKQNSDKSYYILQTDYAISRTYRCVANNTVGYGSFCEIEVAAASSLLVWWQEQLAWWQLWEKNTLIILVAAILGLMLTVIIICCIIICICRRRRRQDKYLTEVPISCIQSKRQVVFTGGTVVGTWRV; encoded by the exons ATGGGAAATATGGTGCTAAGACGATCAGGAAAGGCTGTTCCCAAGTCGAATCAACTGGCAGAGAGCAGTCCAATATCCCTATCGCTGGTACTGCTGCTTTTCTTTGCGCTAGTAGATAGCACCATTGCACAAGTCG ataCCACCATCAGTCAGCAAGAAAGTCAATCCGTTGTTCTACCGTGCCCGGTTAATTCACAAAAGTGCGGAAAACTCCACTCACTAAATTGGTTTAAGGGAGATGCTCGCATTGCTGCAATGCTTCTCGGAGATAGTAACGTCACGAGTGTTAATAAAGAGTTTGACGAAAG AGTAACCGTGGAGCAAAACCCATACAGACTAGTAATTAAGGACTTAAAAATAGCTGATGAAGATATTTATCTTTGTGATACTACATTTTTTATACCAGAAGAAACGTGTGATAACTTTAATGGATATCGAATAGAATTGAGAGTCTTAg AAAACATTG TGCCACCCACTGAGGTTGTTATCTTGGATGCAAAAGGAGATCGACTCGAGAACGGCCGTATAGTGGGACCCATGCAGGAACGCCAGTCCCTCAAAGCTACTTGTACTGTAAGAAACACCCGACCTCAACCTGAAGTGAGCTGGTTTCGTGGAACAAAGCGTCTAACAACTT ATTCCCCCACTCATGACTTAATCAATGGTCTTTATACCTCAACACTCGAGTTGGATTGGCAGTTGTCCCGCGAAGATCTTGCTCAGGATTTTGAGTGTCGTGTGAAATCCGCAGCCATACAAAATGTTACTCTAACTAAGTTTAGCGTGGATTTACAAG TTCGGCCAACtagtataaatattaatgggGTAAAACATCACACAGTACAAGGCAGCAAAGTGGTTTTAACATGTGAC ATTCGTGGGGCGCGACCAGCAGTAAATCTTACTTGGTATAACACAACCACCATAATAAGTTCAGACGAAAACGAAATAACTGAAATCCGGACTAAATCG ctGGAAAAAAGTGATGGCACCTTTCATACTCAATCGGAACTCATTTTCAACGCCACCCGCTTTGAAAATGATCGGGTTTTTCGTTGCGAAGCTGAAAATATTGTTTTGCAAATTAATCGCGAAAAACCAATTTCATCTGCCCTCACGTTGGAAGTCTTAT ATCCCCCCGTAGTCAAAGTCAGTCCATCTGATATAATTGCCAATACAAGTGAAATAGTTCTTCTTAACTGTGAATACGTTGCAAACCCTGCTTCACTGACTCAAGTTGAATG GTATCGCAATGATGATTTGGTAAATGTAAATGATACGACTCATTATAAAGGTGGTAATTCGGAGAATGTGGCCCTTGTTATCAAAGCTACCAACAAAGAGGACATCGGAAATTATTCCTGTCAACTATCAAATAATATTGGCAAAGGAACTTCTGATCACAAAATTAATCTGGACGTGCAGT atgCCCCAACTGTCGAAATTCTTATGATACCAAAGGGACCGGTGAAGGAAAGTGATGAATCAAATGTCACTCTTTTTTGCAACGTGTTGGATGCAAATCCTTCTGTTCTCACCAAAGTAAGGTGGTATGCCAACTCAACACTTCTTAAGGAACTTCCAGACTGCGAAGAAACAAGG GAGGACCTGTGTCACATAGACCCAAGTAAACTCTTGTTAGAGAGTATTGGGAGGGGCTTCTTCTATAATTATTCCTGTGAGGGATTCAATGCTGCTGGCTGGGGTCCACGAAGCGAAGAAAAAGAGTTGTTG GTGCATTACGAGCCAGGACCTGCCACATTATCTCATTTCCCGTTAGTTGCCGTTAAGAAAAAGAGTGTAACATTCTCCTGTTCTGTAGATGATCCAGGATTTCCAGAATCAAATAG ATTTCGTTGGCTACGAGGCGGTCGGGGTCCTCTGCAGGACATTGTGACGAAGGACTGGACGGTGGAGCCAATTGATCTGGATAATCGGTCCAACTATTCTTGCTACGCATACAATGAGGGAGGCAAAGGTGTGATGGCCACAGTAAGCTTGGAGGTTCATGCGCCTCCGTTTTTTATTAGGAACTTGCCACAGTACACGGGAATTTTGCACACTTCACCAAATGCAACTTTGACTTGTCGCATCGAATGCGTCCCGCGATGCGACATATCTTGGCAAAAAGATGGTGTGCCCATAGAAAGGAACGATACCCGATATTTtgttaaagaaaaatacatgGATGCCTCCCCCGCAACGGGCGATTTTGAAAGCATGCTATCAGTCTTG CATTTCAATATGCCAAATTGGCCTGATTCAAAATTCAATATCGAGGATGATAATGCAAACTACACATGTGTATCAACGGGTAATACAGTCGGCGGAAGCATACGGAGTCGCACCTATTTTGGCATTGAGT ACGCACCTGAAAATACGACGGTTTCGGAGAAAATTGTTTATGTGCAGGAAGGCACAATACCAGGACGCGTCATTTGCAAATCTCGGGCTAACCCAG AGCCTTCATATGATTGgatttttaaaaaccaaactattgccaatggcaatgcattaattattaataCTGCCATGACCCGAAACGATAATGGAACATATACGTGTCTTGCGTATAATAAGCACGGTAATAGCATTGCGAAAACAATAATTGAAGTCCAAT ttaaGCCACGTTGCGAAATCGAGAGACAGGAAATTGATGACCAGGACACGCTCATTTGTATTGCGTACGGAAATCCTATAGAG GCTGATTTTTCTTGGTcaattaaaactgaaaatgaaacagACGAAAGCTTGGGCAgcggaaaaaaacaaaactctgATAAGAGTTATTACATATTACAGACGGATTATGCAATATCCAGGACATACAGATGTGTTGCTAATAATACAGTTGGTTACGGCTCATTTTGTGAAATTGAAGTAGCTG CTGCATCATCACTTTTAGTTTGGTGGCAAG AGCAACTAGCATGGTGGCAACTCTGGGAAAAGAACACACTAATCATACTAGTGGCTGCTATCTTGGGATTAATGTTGACCGTAATTATAATATGTTGCataattatatgtatttgCCGTCGCCGTCGGCGCCAAGATAAAT ATCTCACGGAAGTGCCCATTAGTTGTATCCAAAG TAAACGACAAGTCGTCTTCACTGGGGGAACCGTTGTCGGAACCTGGCGAGTATGA
- the LOC120447830 gene encoding hemicentin-2 isoform X5, with protein sequence MGNMVLRRSGKAVPKSNQLAESSPISLSLVLLLFFALVDSTIAQVDTTISQQESQSVVLPCPVNSQKCGKLHSLNWFKGDARIAAMLLGDSNVTSVNKEFDERVTVEQNPYRLVIKDLKIADEDIYLCDTTFFIPEETCDNFNGYRIELRVLENIVPPTEVVILDAKGDRLENGRIVGPMQERQSLKATCTVRNTRPQPEVSWFRGTKRLTTYSPTHDLINGLYTSTLELDWQLSREDLAQDFECRVKSAAIQNVTLTKFSVDLQVRPTSININGVKHHTVQGSKVVLTCDIRGARPAVNLTWYNTTTIISSDENEITEIRTKSLEKSDGTFHTQSELIFNATRFENDRVFRCEAENIVLQINREKPISSALTLEVLYPPVVKVSPSDIIANTSEIVLLNCEYVANPASLTQVEWYRNDDLVNVNDTTHYKGGNSENVALVIKATNKEDIGNYSCQLSNNIGKGTSDHKINLDVQYAPTVEILMIPKGPVKESDESNVTLFCNVLDANPSVLTKVRWYANSTLLKELPDCEETREDLCHIDPSKLLLESIGRGFFYNYSCEGFNAAGWGPRSEEKELLVHYEPGPATLSHFPLVAVKKKSVTFSCSVDDPGFPESNRFRWLRGGRGPLQDIVTKDWTVEPIDLDNRSNYSCYAYNEGGKGVMATVSLEVHAPPFFIRNLPQYTGILHTSPNATLTCRIECVPRCDISWQKDGVPIERNDTRYFVKEKYMDASPATGDFESMLSVLHFNMPNWPDSKFNIEDDNANYTCVSTGNTVGGSIRSRTYFGIEYAPENTTVSEKIVYVQEGTIPGRVICKSRANPEPSYDWIFKNQTIANGNALIINTAMTRNDNGTYTCLAYNKHGNSIAKTIIEVQFKPRCEIERQEIDDQDTLICIAYGNPIEADFSWSIKTENETDESLGSGKKQNSDKSYYILQTDYAISRTYRCVANNTVGYGSFCEIEVAAASSLLVWWQEQLAWWQLWEKNTLIILVAAILGLMLTVIIICCIIICICRRRRRQDKYLTEVPISCIQSGLSDQLEMSRLSGNLSTQDKCNAFLPKPSSSRFIGNAPKSPPRWPIRPGVMLHVSSNTKENLTVNRMTVKPSASGNGSDMSQLSAQLSVATNGSREISDGPILTELSAVSRENAASEVSSSANRKEATVPPTEKNASTLKMAPQEILSFKTRRGGHNKLDHIWSLLFKKSDDCTRDSQRSHVSLLRTFWRGMASNENISGLETQHRLKGIRCSGIVTYKRTKKSVHATSDAASNEESSLTEKPNNFQSSASIQLPSNLDGNTFKFILKGQRNNFSQEVENISCNVAPSVTTGSSFEPSTRPPSLPLKNFLNITGWSCSGIFTIVPNNIIDNEPNIKLIQQNIKGRTINSI encoded by the exons ATGGGAAATATGGTGCTAAGACGATCAGGAAAGGCTGTTCCCAAGTCGAATCAACTGGCAGAGAGCAGTCCAATATCCCTATCGCTGGTACTGCTGCTTTTCTTTGCGCTAGTAGATAGCACCATTGCACAAGTCG ataCCACCATCAGTCAGCAAGAAAGTCAATCCGTTGTTCTACCGTGCCCGGTTAATTCACAAAAGTGCGGAAAACTCCACTCACTAAATTGGTTTAAGGGAGATGCTCGCATTGCTGCAATGCTTCTCGGAGATAGTAACGTCACGAGTGTTAATAAAGAGTTTGACGAAAG AGTAACCGTGGAGCAAAACCCATACAGACTAGTAATTAAGGACTTAAAAATAGCTGATGAAGATATTTATCTTTGTGATACTACATTTTTTATACCAGAAGAAACGTGTGATAACTTTAATGGATATCGAATAGAATTGAGAGTCTTAg AAAACATTG TGCCACCCACTGAGGTTGTTATCTTGGATGCAAAAGGAGATCGACTCGAGAACGGCCGTATAGTGGGACCCATGCAGGAACGCCAGTCCCTCAAAGCTACTTGTACTGTAAGAAACACCCGACCTCAACCTGAAGTGAGCTGGTTTCGTGGAACAAAGCGTCTAACAACTT ATTCCCCCACTCATGACTTAATCAATGGTCTTTATACCTCAACACTCGAGTTGGATTGGCAGTTGTCCCGCGAAGATCTTGCTCAGGATTTTGAGTGTCGTGTGAAATCCGCAGCCATACAAAATGTTACTCTAACTAAGTTTAGCGTGGATTTACAAG TTCGGCCAACtagtataaatattaatgggGTAAAACATCACACAGTACAAGGCAGCAAAGTGGTTTTAACATGTGAC ATTCGTGGGGCGCGACCAGCAGTAAATCTTACTTGGTATAACACAACCACCATAATAAGTTCAGACGAAAACGAAATAACTGAAATCCGGACTAAATCG ctGGAAAAAAGTGATGGCACCTTTCATACTCAATCGGAACTCATTTTCAACGCCACCCGCTTTGAAAATGATCGGGTTTTTCGTTGCGAAGCTGAAAATATTGTTTTGCAAATTAATCGCGAAAAACCAATTTCATCTGCCCTCACGTTGGAAGTCTTAT ATCCCCCCGTAGTCAAAGTCAGTCCATCTGATATAATTGCCAATACAAGTGAAATAGTTCTTCTTAACTGTGAATACGTTGCAAACCCTGCTTCACTGACTCAAGTTGAATG GTATCGCAATGATGATTTGGTAAATGTAAATGATACGACTCATTATAAAGGTGGTAATTCGGAGAATGTGGCCCTTGTTATCAAAGCTACCAACAAAGAGGACATCGGAAATTATTCCTGTCAACTATCAAATAATATTGGCAAAGGAACTTCTGATCACAAAATTAATCTGGACGTGCAGT atgCCCCAACTGTCGAAATTCTTATGATACCAAAGGGACCGGTGAAGGAAAGTGATGAATCAAATGTCACTCTTTTTTGCAACGTGTTGGATGCAAATCCTTCTGTTCTCACCAAAGTAAGGTGGTATGCCAACTCAACACTTCTTAAGGAACTTCCAGACTGCGAAGAAACAAGG GAGGACCTGTGTCACATAGACCCAAGTAAACTCTTGTTAGAGAGTATTGGGAGGGGCTTCTTCTATAATTATTCCTGTGAGGGATTCAATGCTGCTGGCTGGGGTCCACGAAGCGAAGAAAAAGAGTTGTTG GTGCATTACGAGCCAGGACCTGCCACATTATCTCATTTCCCGTTAGTTGCCGTTAAGAAAAAGAGTGTAACATTCTCCTGTTCTGTAGATGATCCAGGATTTCCAGAATCAAATAG ATTTCGTTGGCTACGAGGCGGTCGGGGTCCTCTGCAGGACATTGTGACGAAGGACTGGACGGTGGAGCCAATTGATCTGGATAATCGGTCCAACTATTCTTGCTACGCATACAATGAGGGAGGCAAAGGTGTGATGGCCACAGTAAGCTTGGAGGTTCATGCGCCTCCGTTTTTTATTAGGAACTTGCCACAGTACACGGGAATTTTGCACACTTCACCAAATGCAACTTTGACTTGTCGCATCGAATGCGTCCCGCGATGCGACATATCTTGGCAAAAAGATGGTGTGCCCATAGAAAGGAACGATACCCGATATTTtgttaaagaaaaatacatgGATGCCTCCCCCGCAACGGGCGATTTTGAAAGCATGCTATCAGTCTTG CATTTCAATATGCCAAATTGGCCTGATTCAAAATTCAATATCGAGGATGATAATGCAAACTACACATGTGTATCAACGGGTAATACAGTCGGCGGAAGCATACGGAGTCGCACCTATTTTGGCATTGAGT ACGCACCTGAAAATACGACGGTTTCGGAGAAAATTGTTTATGTGCAGGAAGGCACAATACCAGGACGCGTCATTTGCAAATCTCGGGCTAACCCAG AGCCTTCATATGATTGgatttttaaaaaccaaactattgccaatggcaatgcattaattattaataCTGCCATGACCCGAAACGATAATGGAACATATACGTGTCTTGCGTATAATAAGCACGGTAATAGCATTGCGAAAACAATAATTGAAGTCCAAT ttaaGCCACGTTGCGAAATCGAGAGACAGGAAATTGATGACCAGGACACGCTCATTTGTATTGCGTACGGAAATCCTATAGAG GCTGATTTTTCTTGGTcaattaaaactgaaaatgaaacagACGAAAGCTTGGGCAgcggaaaaaaacaaaactctgATAAGAGTTATTACATATTACAGACGGATTATGCAATATCCAGGACATACAGATGTGTTGCTAATAATACAGTTGGTTACGGCTCATTTTGTGAAATTGAAGTAGCTG CTGCATCATCACTTTTAGTTTGGTGGCAAG AGCAACTAGCATGGTGGCAACTCTGGGAAAAGAACACACTAATCATACTAGTGGCTGCTATCTTGGGATTAATGTTGACCGTAATTATAATATGTTGCataattatatgtatttgCCGTCGCCGTCGGCGCCAAGATAAAT ATCTCACGGAAGTGCCCATTAGTTGTATCCAAAG TGGATTGTCTGATCAGTTAGAAATGTCACGTTTGAGTGGTAATCTATCAACACAGGATAAGTGTAACGCCTTTTTGCCAAAGCCATCTTCCTCACGCTTTATTGGTAACGCACCGAAATCGCCCCCACGCTGGCCAATTCGACCTGGCGTAATGCTTCACGTAAGCAGTAATACCAAAGAAAATCTGACTGTAAATCGAATGACAGTAAAACCGAGCGCCTCCGGTAATGGTAGCGACATGAGTCAGTTGTCGGCTCAATTAAGTGTTGCAACAAACGGAAGCCGGGAAATCTCCGATGGCCCCATTCTAACCGAGTTGTCTGCGGTGTCAAGGGAAAATGCAGCTTCGGAGGTTTCTTCTTCAGCAAACCGAAAGGAAGCAACTGTACCGCCTACAGAAAAGAATGCATCTACATTAAAAATGGCGCCACAAGAAATCTTATCTTTCAAAACCCGCCGTGGTGGCCACAACAAATTGGATCATATTTGGTCattgctttttaaaaaatcaGACGATTGCACTCGAGATAGTCAACGGAGCCATGTTAGCCTTTTACGGACTTTTTGGCGCGGAATGGCTTCTAATGAAAATATCTCTGGACTCGAAACTCAGCATCGTTTGAAAGGAATCCGTTGCAGCGGAATTG TAACCTACAAAAGGACAAAAAAGAGTGTACATGCAACGTCTGACGCAGCATCAAATGAAGAATCATCCTTAACAGAAAAGCCGAACAACTTTCAGTCGTCCGCGTCAATTCAATTGCCTTCAAACTTGGAtggaaatacatttaaatttatattaaaaggACAAAGGAATAATTTTTCACAGGAAGTAGAAAACATATCGTGCAATGTTGCTCCTTCTGTAACGACGGGAAGCTCTTTTGAACCTTCCACGAGACCTCCATCATTACCATTGAAGAATTTTCTTAATATAACCGGCTGGAGCTGTTCTGGTATTTTCACGATAGTCCCAAACAATATAATCGATAACGAGCCAA atataaaattaattcaacaaaatataaaaggTCGTACCATCAATTCAATC TAA